From Pseudomonadota bacterium:
CGGGCGGGGCGTCGGCCACGAGGGCGTAGCCCTGGAGAATGCCGTTGGCGTACGGCCGTCGCTCGAGGCGGCGCCTCCGGACGTCGGTGAGGTCGATGACCTCGGCCTCGGGCTTGCTGGCTGCGAACTCCTCCGGCATGCGCCCGTCGATGCCCTGGTGAGGTCGCTCGGTGTTCGCGTAGCGCCGGTACTCGTCGAGGTAGAACTGCAGCTCCTTCGCGTCGGCCACGCGGATGTGCCGGAGCAGCTCTCGGCGGACGGATCCGATGGCGCGCTCCGCGTAGCAGTTCATCGACGGCAGCCCGGTCGGCGTGACCTCCTCCTCGATCTCGAGCACGCGGAGCTGGCGCGCGAACTGCCCGGCGAAGTGCGCGCCGTGGTCGTGAACGACGGCCTTGGGCGCGCGCTTCTCGCGAGCGCAGACCTCGTTGAACGTGCGGATGGTCCACACCGAGTCGACGTCCCAGCCGTCGTGGACGCGGAGGTCGAGCAGCTCCCGGGTGTGCACATCGATGATGAGTGGCGCCTGGAGCCACACGCCCTTCGCCGTCTGCACCGCGAAGAAGTCGAGCGCCCAGAGCGCGTCCTTGGCGGTGGACCTCGCGCGCTCGAAGTCGAGCTTCCTGCCTGGGCGTGGCGAGAACCCGTTCTCCTTCAGGATGCGGGCGATGGTCGGCTCGCTCGCGCGGATGCCCATGCGCCGCAGCTCCTCGCGTATGCGCCGATGGCCCCACGCTCGGTTCTCGCGCTTCAGTGTCATGATGAGTTCGACGACCTTCTTGTCGAGCGGCGGCCGCCCGCCCGTGTCCGGGCGCCCTCGCAGCGAGCGGAAGCGGGTCGCCCAGCGCCTGATGGTGCGCAGCGACGCCGAGAGGAAGTAGCGCTGGAAGGGCTCGTCGCCGCGCGTGAGGAGGTACGCGAAGACCTGCGCGGCGCGCGTGGCCATCGGCATCGGAGCTGGCTCGGTGCGCTGAGCGAGCTCGGCCTCGAGCGCGTCGAGCTGGGCCTTGAGCGCGATGTTCTCGCGGTAGAGGCGTGCAGCCTCGGGCATCGTCGTGTTGCGCGGCAGGCGCGACACGCGGTCCACCGCTGTGAGGAGCAGGTGGTAGAAGCCGAACTCGACGGCACGCAGCGTGAGCGAAGCCGCGCCCCTGATGCGGCCGAGGAGGTCGAGGGTGCGCGGCTTGGAGGTCTTCGACGCCTCACTCATCGGAGGACCTCTTCCCTCGCGCCTTGCGCGGCTTGGGGGTCGACGCCGAGGGCTCGCCGCCCGCGAGCCGCTTCGTCTCGGCGATGACCCTATCGAAGTCGCTCTCGAAGAGCCGGTCTTGCACGATGCGGTACTTCTCGAACTCGCTGAGCGCGTGCTGCTTCGCCAATTCGGCGCTCACCTTGCCGGCGTCCTGCAAGAGCTCGCGGTCCCACAGGCGCAGGAAGCCTTGGAGACGTTCCTCCCAGTCGGCCATCGTCATCGGGATGCGCCGCGTCGCCTGCATCTCAGCCATGTCGAGGTAGGCCGAGACGATGCGCTGCATCTGGTCCATCTCGGTCTCCGAGAGGTAGTTCTTGGCGATCACCACGTCGTAGCGGTGGATCTTCCCCTGCGGCGCGCCCTCCCAGGTCGTCAGACCCATGTGGGGCTGCTCGGCGTCGGCGCGCTCGACGATGACCTCGGCGGCGGTCTGCCCATGCACCGCGAAGTGCAACTTGTTCTGCACGGCAGCGAAGAAACGCTGCGTCGCTGCGGCCGTCGCGTCGTAGTCCACCGAGGTCGCGTAGATGTCGGTGACTTTCTGGTAGAACTTGCGCTCCGAGAGGCGGATCTCTCGGACCTTCTCGAGCTGCCGATCGAAGAACTCCTGGGTGAGCACGCTGCCGCCCGACTTCAGGCGCTCCACGTCCATCACCCAGCCTTGGATGGTGTAGTCCTTCACCACCTGCGTGGCCCACTTGCGAAACTGAACCGCGCGCTCGTTCTCGATCTTGAAGCCGACGGCGATGATGGCCTGCAGGTTGTAGTGCTTGACGTTGTAGGTCTTTCCGTCGGCGGCAGTTGTTAAGTACTGCTTAACAACTGCCCCCTCGACCAGCTCTCGGTCGGCGAAGATGCGCTTGAGGTGCTGGTTGATGGCCGGGACGGTGACGTCGTAGAGCGACGCCATCATCTTCTGGGACAGCCAGATGTTCTCGTCCTCGTAGCGCATCTCGACGGCCTGCTGCTGCGAGCCGGTGGCGGCGACGAAGGTCAGGTACTCGGCCGCCGAGGAGCGCACGATGGAGACCTCGGGCGGTTGCTTTTTGCGGGTCACGCCGTGCCTCCCGGACTCGTTCTCGGCTTGAAGACGAGCGTTGCCACATCGTGGCGCTCGCCCGCGCTTCGGACCTCGACGAGAACCATCGGCCCGAGCGCTCGACCACCGACGTTGACCTCGACTGCGGGACCACCCACCGGCTGCAGGTGGCCCTCCGCGAAGAGCTGGAGCGCGGCAGGCATCATGGCATGCACCGTCGCCGTGCCGTCTTCCGCGACTGCCCCTCTGTGGCGGGCGTAGGGGAAGCTGAGAGACGAGGTTCTGTCGAGGCGAATCCTCACCTCATCGAGGAAGACACCACCGATCGCGATTCGCTTGTCGATGGGCGGCGGCACCTCCGCGCGAACGCCGTCGGGCAAGCCCACGGTGCAGGTCATCCGCCGCGCGCCCGTCGAGTCCTCGTCGTAGGACCAGTCCTCTACGAGTCGCGGATCGAGCCAGTGCGGGTTGAAGCGCTCGGCGAGGACGTCGAACGTCGCGGAGCCGTGGCATTTCCGCCCCTGGAGTTGCTTCTTCAGCTCGTTCAGCTCCTTCACCGGCGTCGTTCCCAGCGCTTCGACGCGCGCACGCTGGCGTTCCAGAAGGACACCACCAGCGCGAGCGCCTCTCGCGCCTGCTCGAGGGGTGCCCCGGATCCAAGGTCGCTGAGCAGCGGCGCGGCGACCTCGAGCACGACGTCCGCGAGGTCAGCTTCGGGGAGGCGGACGCTCGTCCACGAGTTGGCGTAGCCGCGCGTCATGCTTCCTCACCCTCCATCTCTTCCCACGTCTTGCCGGCCTCGACGGCGGCGAGGTTGAAGCGCGCGCCCTGATTGTCGCTCGGGTTGAGCCAAAGCATCTTCGTGAAGACCGCCTTGGCCACGCGCAGGTCACCGAGACGCCAGGCGCAGAGGCCGACGCCGTGCAGACACCGCAGGAACGGGCGGTTGTCGAGGAGGCCCCACGCAAGCACGCCGTCGAAGTCCTTCCCGAGCGAGACGCTCCCGATGGTGGTGCCCATCTCGTAGTGTCGAAGCGCCTGCTTGGGGTTGCGCTCGAATTCGAGGTTGCCGAGGTGGGCGTGCGCGTCGAGGCAGCGAAGATCCTTCGCGAGCAGGTTCATCAGCAGGTCGTACGCGCCCCTCTCATCGCCTGCCGAGCGCCGCTCAGCGGCTTCGAGAATCGGGTCGGAATCGAAGTCCTCTGGATCAGCGCCGGGCATGACCTGCTCGAACTCGAACATCGGCCGTTTGCCGCGCGCGATGATCGGCTTGGCCCAGTCGTCGACCGGCTCCTCTACCTCGCCCCAGTACTCGTCGTCTGGGTCCCAGTCGCCTTGTTTGTGGAGGGCGAGCGGCGTCAGACCGAGCACGGACACATCGACACGAGTCGCGCTGATGGAGCCCGAGATGTAGGGATGTCGGGCGTGCGTCCACTCCTTCGTCGGCGTGACGGTGATGATCGACCCGGGCACCTCGTCGCGGACGGCCGTGCGCAGCGTCACTTCACGCGCGGTGCCGAGCAGGCGACAGCGGATCGCGTTCGACTTGCAGGCGAGCACGACGAGGTCCACGGACTTTCCGACGACGATGTCCTCGCTCGCGACCTTGTGTGGGCGCGGGGCGGCACCCGTCTGCGGGCTCGCCGCTGGAAGGCCAAGCCAGGCGCGGTACCTCGACACGAGCTGCGCGGCAGGGCTACCCGACGCGAACGTCACGTCCGCCAAGCCGAATTCGTAGGTGTTCTCGCCTCGCTGACACGTGACCAAGAGCCCTACGTGCGGCAGGCCAGGGTTGCGGAGAGCAGTCACCCTGACGGACTCGCCGATCACGTGGGCATCGGCAGGCAGCCGAATGTCTACGCGGCCCTGTGTTTCGAAGTCTCCGAGGCCAGCCACATCGTCCTTCGCGCCACGCCCGGCGACTCCTTCCGCGAGGGAGCTGCCTTCCGCGCGACGCGTGTCACCCGCTGCGTGGCCGAGCTTGGCCTTCGGCTTGGAGGCCTTCTTCGGCGGCGTCTTCATGTCGGGCTCTTCTCGTCGTTGGCGAGCGGCGCCGCGTAGGCTTGGTTCGGGTGGGTCGGTTCGTCGGGGAACAGGCGGCGCAGGCGCCCCTCGGCAACCATCACAGAGGCCGCGAGGTCGGGCGGGAGCTCCGGTCGATCCGCGGTCAGCTCCGGTCGATCGGGCTCGGACCCCGGTCGATCCGCTTCCAACCCCTGCGCATCGAGTGAGCCCCTCGCCGTCACATGCCCATCGAGTGACCTCACGGCGCGCCTCCGCGTTTGGTCGAAAGCCGGGCCCTACCCGCGTCGGTCAGTCGGTACTTCTGCAAGCGGCTGCTCGGCTTGTCGGGGACGGTCATCTCGATGAGCCGCTCGGCAAGCGCAGGTTTGAGATAGTTCTCCTTGAACGTCGGTCGGTGCTTCAGCCCCAACGCCTTCTGAAGTTGAGCTGTAGCGAGCGGGCCGCTTTCGAGGGCGCCGAGGAGGCGATCGACTGGGTCGCCGACTGAGTCGGTCACTGAGTCGCCGACTAGGTCGGTGCCTTGGGACGTCTTCGCCCCAGCTCGCTCTGCCTCACCTCCCGGCCGGATCTCGGCGCGGAAGGTGACAGTCATGACGCCCATCTCGACCTTGAACGTCGGCGCCTCGATGCCCCAGGCGCGGCACGCCTCGATGACGCGGTTGGTGCCACGGCCCCAGACCTCGATGGCGCCCGTGCGATGGAAAGCGCCCGCGATGAGGGGGTTCCGCGGGATCGAGCGGTGCTCCTGCGTGAGCAGCTCGGCGCGAATGCCGGTCGGGAAGTCGCCGATGCTGTGGATCTCGATGCGATCGTCGAAGACGGCGATGGCGACGTACGAGCTCGGGTTGCTGACGTCGCGGTGGATGACGGCGTTGATGATCGTCTCACGCAGCGCTTCGGCCGGCACCGGCTGGCGGTCCT
This genomic window contains:
- a CDS encoding virulence RhuM family protein; its protein translation is MTRKKQPPEVSIVRSSAAEYLTFVAATGSQQQAVEMRYEDENIWLSQKMMASLYDVTVPAINQHLKRIFADRELVEGAVVKQYLTTAADGKTYNVKHYNLQAIIAVGFKIENERAVQFRKWATQVVKDYTIQGWVMDVERLKSGGSVLTQEFFDRQLEKVREIRLSERKFYQKVTDIYATSVDYDATAAATQRFFAAVQNKLHFAVHGQTAAEVIVERADAEQPHMGLTTWEGAPQGKIHRYDVVIAKNYLSETEMDQMQRIVSAYLDMAEMQATRRIPMTMADWEERLQGFLRLWDRELLQDAGKVSAELAKQHALSEFEKYRIVQDRLFESDFDRVIAETKRLAGGEPSASTPKPRKARGKRSSDE
- a CDS encoding transposase, which translates into the protein MSEASKTSKPRTLDLLGRIRGAASLTLRAVEFGFYHLLLTAVDRVSRLPRNTTMPEAARLYRENIALKAQLDALEAELAQRTEPAPMPMATRAAQVFAYLLTRGDEPFQRYFLSASLRTIRRWATRFRSLRGRPDTGGRPPLDKKVVELIMTLKRENRAWGHRRIREELRRMGIRASEPTIARILKENGFSPRPGRKLDFERARSTAKDALWALDFFAVQTAKGVWLQAPLIIDVHTRELLDLRVHDGWDVDSVWTIRTFNEVCAREKRAPKAVVHDHGAHFAGQFARQLRVLEIEEEVTPTGLPSMNCYAERAIGSVRRELLRHIRVADAKELQFYLDEYRRYANTERPHQGIDGRMPEEFAASKPEAEVIDLTDVRRRRLERRPYANGILQGYALVADAPPAKAA
- a CDS encoding cytoplasmic protein, which produces MKTPPKKASKPKAKLGHAAGDTRRAEGSSLAEGVAGRGAKDDVAGLGDFETQGRVDIRLPADAHVIGESVRVTALRNPGLPHVGLLVTCQRGENTYEFGLADVTFASGSPAAQLVSRYRAWLGLPAASPQTGAAPRPHKVASEDIVVGKSVDLVVLACKSNAIRCRLLGTAREVTLRTAVRDEVPGSIITVTPTKEWTHARHPYISGSISATRVDVSVLGLTPLALHKQGDWDPDDEYWGEVEEPVDDWAKPIIARGKRPMFEFEQVMPGADPEDFDSDPILEAAERRSAGDERGAYDLLMNLLAKDLRCLDAHAHLGNLEFERNPKQALRHYEMGTTIGSVSLGKDFDGVLAWGLLDNRPFLRCLHGVGLCAWRLGDLRVAKAVFTKMLWLNPSDNQGARFNLAAVEAGKTWEEMEGEEA